A stretch of the Salinigranum rubrum genome encodes the following:
- a CDS encoding DUF302 domain-containing protein, with translation MTYTITTTIDAPFDDVVTAATTALQDEGFGLLCDINVKTTLKEKLDVDVDQYRILGACNPPLAHEGLTEEPELGALLPCNVIVYETDGGDVVVSAVDPQQLVGITENPDLDEIAVDVHDRFERVIATVSDELGTVSGVE, from the coding sequence ATGACGTATACCATTACCACAACGATTGATGCACCGTTCGACGATGTCGTAACCGCAGCCACGACCGCACTACAGGACGAAGGGTTCGGACTCCTGTGTGACATCAACGTCAAAACAACCCTGAAGGAAAAACTCGATGTCGACGTCGACCAATACCGAATTCTCGGGGCGTGTAACCCTCCACTCGCCCACGAGGGGCTCACCGAAGAGCCAGAATTGGGGGCCCTGCTCCCGTGTAACGTCATCGTCTACGAGACAGATGGCGGTGACGTCGTCGTGAGCGCCGTCGACCCCCAACAACTGGTCGGAATCACGGAGAATCCAGACCTCGACGAGATCGCGGTTGACGTGCACGACCGATTCGAGCGCGTCATCGCGACGGTCTCAGACGAGTTGGGAACGGTCTCAGGGGTTGAGTAA
- a CDS encoding SHOCT domain-containing protein, producing the protein MSSSNQLDTTTIVLLILGAIIVLPLLTMGMGFGGMMGYGGMMGGYGTTSGWWPLVGMLVPLVFLLVLLGGGYLVFRRANESQTSRNPAMEELRMAYARGDLTEEEFETRQNKLERSE; encoded by the coding sequence ATGTCTTCATCGAATCAACTCGACACCACGACTATCGTCCTGCTCATCCTCGGGGCGATCATCGTCCTCCCCTTGCTCACGATGGGGATGGGGTTCGGCGGGATGATGGGCTACGGTGGAATGATGGGCGGATACGGGACGACCAGCGGCTGGTGGCCACTCGTCGGGATGCTCGTCCCATTGGTCTTCCTCCTCGTCCTGCTCGGTGGGGGATACCTCGTCTTCCGACGAGCGAATGAAAGCCAGACGTCTCGAAACCCCGCGATGGAGGAGCTGCGTATGGCGTACGCTCGTGGTGATCTCACCGAGGAAGAGTTCGAGACGCGTCAGAACAAGCTCGAACGCTCTGAGTAA
- a CDS encoding thioredoxin family protein, which produces MTEVLLFTQETCGACATQREKNEGIEDAYPDVEFREVDIQTDLETAEKYGVRKTPTTLVYANGNQTDEFIGIVERDELEAAIERAEQPSTGLAQRLASIVRR; this is translated from the coding sequence ATGACCGAAGTACTCCTCTTCACGCAGGAGACCTGCGGGGCGTGTGCAACGCAGCGAGAGAAGAACGAGGGCATCGAGGACGCGTATCCGGACGTCGAGTTCCGCGAGGTCGACATCCAGACCGATCTGGAGACGGCCGAGAAGTACGGTGTCCGAAAGACGCCCACGACACTCGTGTACGCGAACGGAAATCAGACTGACGAGTTCATCGGCATCGTCGAGCGAGACGAACTGGAGGCGGCTATCGAACGCGCAGAGCAGCCATCCACCGGGCTCGCGCAACGGCTCGCCAGCATCGTCCGCAGATGA
- a CDS encoding plastocyanin/azurin family copper-binding protein — MTYSRRQFLGALEAGTVATAGLTRPVDAQETPVVRMGNNYFDPIGLHVDPGTTVRFEIAAGAHSATAYENRIPSNASAFDSGVISSGAFEHTFEEPGTYDYYCIPHKSVGMVGRIVVGSPGGAAESSSIPDGGVPESDAIIEQGAIAYGSSTGGDENSGGGMMGPGMGSGPGMMSGRNGGMMNGRSGGWFGGLPFVGGALGLLGLVGGLLYWALGREDSPPGNGDSATETLHRRYARGEIDEAEFEERRAKLSREEP, encoded by the coding sequence ATGACCTACAGTAGACGCCAGTTTCTGGGAGCGCTCGAGGCCGGCACAGTCGCGACTGCGGGACTCACCCGACCAGTCGATGCACAGGAGACGCCCGTCGTCAGGATGGGGAACAACTACTTCGACCCGATCGGACTCCACGTCGACCCTGGCACGACCGTCCGTTTCGAGATAGCGGCCGGGGCACACTCAGCGACCGCCTACGAGAACCGGATTCCATCCAACGCCAGCGCATTCGATAGCGGGGTCATCTCGTCGGGAGCGTTCGAACACACGTTCGAAGAACCGGGCACGTACGACTACTACTGCATCCCGCACAAGTCGGTCGGGATGGTCGGTCGCATCGTCGTCGGCAGCCCCGGCGGGGCAGCCGAATCGAGTTCGATACCGGACGGCGGCGTGCCCGAGAGTGACGCAATCATCGAACAGGGCGCGATAGCGTATGGATCCAGCACCGGAGGAGATGAGAACTCCGGTGGCGGAATGATGGGCCCAGGGATGGGGTCTGGTCCTGGGATGATGAGCGGTCGAAACGGCGGTATGATGAACGGCCGGAGCGGTGGCTGGTTCGGCGGGCTGCCGTTCGTTGGCGGGGCACTCGGACTGCTCGGGCTGGTAGGTGGACTCCTCTACTGGGCACTGGGTCGGGAGGACTCACCTCCCGGGAATGGCGATTCTGCGACAGAAACCCTCCACCGCCGATACGCACGAGGCGAGATCGACGAAGCGGAGTTCGAGGAACGTCGCGCGAAACTCAGCCGCGAGGAGCCATGA
- a CDS encoding cupredoxin domain-containing protein: protein MGDGMMMHPVALPQSATRPVVRQLGATRRGDYTLSCLTYCGYGHPYMEIDGGIVVT from the coding sequence ATGGGTGATGGCATGATGATGCACCCGGTCGCGCTCCCGCAGAGTGCCACCAGACCTGTTGTTCGTCAACTCGGGGCGACACGACGTGGTGATTACACGCTGAGCTGCCTGACCTACTGTGGCTACGGCCACCCCTACATGGAGATCGACGGCGGCATCGTCGTCACGTGA
- a CDS encoding CopG family ribbon-helix-helix protein: MRTSFNIPDAVVEEFDRVWQDEGLDNRSRAVREAMQEYIEAHSRLEELTGEVVALVAFDYRHPDVIEDLHGVQHEYQDIILNTSHTHQGEWCLESLFCRGPVERVRELSYRLRDFDEVNRVKIMVIRDSDTTKHHVQ, encoded by the coding sequence ATGCGGACGAGTTTCAATATCCCGGATGCGGTCGTCGAGGAGTTCGATCGAGTATGGCAGGATGAAGGCCTCGACAATCGGTCGCGAGCAGTTCGTGAAGCGATGCAAGAGTACATCGAGGCTCACTCCCGGCTTGAAGAGTTGACCGGGGAGGTGGTTGCGCTCGTCGCCTTCGACTACCGTCATCCGGACGTTATCGAAGACCTGCACGGTGTGCAGCACGAGTACCAGGACATCATCCTCAATACGAGCCACACCCATCAGGGCGAATGGTGCCTCGAATCCCTGTTCTGTCGTGGCCCTGTCGAACGGGTGCGAGAACTGAGCTATCGACTTCGTGATTTCGACGAGGTCAACCGAGTGAAAATTATGGTCATCCGCGACAGCGACACGACCAAACACCACGTCCAGTAG
- a CDS encoding tyrosine-type recombinase/integrase, with product MSDTTAPTTDTDRGGVDDISWTLLDRQELVDAYRAVVAPVMEDDDLDPKREKPTHSWLRGHDFRPLLYALREYHDMTFGEFWQEELELESEETGYDWATDHDRTIEALESFLDSRRERKGLSDSSIDTLRYRLNRYVSAYSDENDTDDLVTAVARESDVPAYEAVDACWAAFDRLHDELEGGQTKRRIHLVVSNWYAHLVRRKWAAVNPADGLDDEFDWSNGEGDADTPCLATEHVRALYQAADGPEERLLVLALCAWGLRPNEVAHLHTRQFVLDVVDDEVPYIAFEERKNGPGEVSLLYGQEVLEDRLAAFADRDDWDGYLFPSPHASGGPISRWTVWNRFTRLADQAGLPDEIDGVSPAPKMGRRYWYDAYSASLDVVLGSLDEIAAEQGSASADVVLQNYLSETRARKLRRQYMREQLATAFE from the coding sequence GTGAGTGACACGACAGCACCGACGACTGACACCGACAGGGGAGGCGTCGACGACATCTCTTGGACGCTGCTCGACCGCCAGGAACTCGTCGACGCCTACCGGGCAGTCGTCGCGCCAGTGATGGAAGACGACGACCTCGATCCCAAACGAGAAAAGCCGACCCACAGCTGGCTCCGCGGCCATGACTTCCGCCCGCTTCTCTACGCGCTTCGAGAGTACCACGATATGACGTTCGGAGAGTTCTGGCAGGAGGAGCTCGAACTCGAATCCGAAGAGACGGGCTACGACTGGGCGACCGATCACGACCGAACCATCGAAGCCCTCGAATCCTTTCTCGATTCTCGTCGAGAGCGGAAAGGACTCTCCGACTCGTCGATCGACACGCTTCGCTATCGGTTAAACCGATACGTCAGCGCCTACAGCGACGAGAACGACACGGACGACCTCGTGACGGCCGTCGCTCGCGAGAGCGACGTTCCCGCGTACGAGGCAGTGGATGCGTGCTGGGCGGCGTTCGACCGCCTCCACGACGAGCTCGAAGGCGGCCAGACCAAACGCCGGATTCATCTCGTCGTCTCGAACTGGTACGCTCACCTCGTCCGGCGGAAATGGGCTGCCGTGAATCCGGCTGACGGCCTTGATGACGAGTTCGACTGGTCGAACGGTGAGGGCGACGCCGATACACCGTGTCTCGCCACTGAACACGTTCGCGCGCTCTACCAAGCGGCTGACGGGCCGGAAGAGCGTCTCCTGGTTCTCGCACTCTGCGCGTGGGGCCTCCGTCCGAACGAGGTCGCCCACCTTCACACCCGTCAGTTCGTCCTCGACGTCGTCGACGACGAAGTGCCGTATATCGCGTTCGAGGAGCGCAAGAACGGACCTGGGGAGGTGTCGCTGCTGTACGGGCAGGAGGTTCTCGAGGATCGGCTCGCAGCGTTCGCCGATCGCGACGACTGGGATGGCTACCTGTTTCCCTCGCCACACGCCTCAGGTGGCCCCATCTCACGGTGGACGGTCTGGAACCGGTTTACGCGGCTGGCTGATCAAGCAGGGCTGCCCGACGAGATCGATGGCGTGTCGCCCGCGCCGAAAATGGGGCGAAGATACTGGTACGACGCCTACTCCGCTTCACTCGACGTCGTTCTCGGCAGCCTCGACGAGATCGCCGCCGAGCAGGGGAGCGCCAGCGCCGACGTCGTCTTACAGAACTATCTCTCGGAGACACGTGCCCGGAAACTCCGTCGACAGTATATGCGCGAGCAACTCGCTACTGCATTCGAATAG
- a CDS encoding ParA family protein encodes MTEVIAISNQAGGVGKTTTAINLSGALNELGHEVLLIDADPQGTATEGVGFRDLYNKKIPSLHQVMVDPSRTDEINDIIQEHPEFDVIPSNKAMDALKDMLLTQVANSEMRLKIALNELDKDYSFIIIDCPPDLSQILDNALLAAENVLIPVEPTRRSIRAIEKMNEEIDYLESSFPGQIDQIQIQGIVVNSVEGNPNNDTKEMLEFFSDAPYPVFEVPDRVAIRRAWNNGVSIFQHEDPAKIDDARDAYLRIAEQLAAEMEVTA; translated from the coding sequence ATGACTGAGGTAATTGCGATATCTAACCAGGCGGGAGGCGTCGGGAAGACAACGACTGCGATCAACTTGTCCGGCGCGTTGAACGAGCTTGGTCACGAGGTTCTCTTGATTGACGCTGACCCACAGGGTACCGCTACCGAGGGTGTGGGATTCCGAGACCTATACAACAAAAAAATCCCCTCGCTCCATCAGGTGATGGTCGACCCATCACGGACGGACGAAATCAACGATATCATTCAGGAGCACCCAGAGTTTGACGTCATCCCGTCGAACAAAGCGATGGATGCTCTGAAGGATATGCTGTTGACTCAGGTCGCGAACAGCGAGATGCGGCTAAAAATCGCCTTGAACGAACTAGACAAGGACTACAGCTTCATTATCATCGATTGCCCACCTGACCTTTCGCAAATACTGGACAACGCGCTGTTGGCAGCTGAGAACGTGTTGATTCCAGTTGAACCGACCCGCCGGAGCATCCGCGCGATCGAGAAGATGAACGAGGAGATTGACTACTTGGAGTCGAGTTTCCCCGGTCAGATAGATCAGATACAGATTCAAGGTATCGTAGTGAACTCTGTTGAGGGGAATCCGAACAACGACACCAAAGAGATGCTTGAGTTCTTCAGTGATGCTCCATATCCTGTGTTTGAGGTTCCGGATCGGGTGGCAATTCGTCGTGCATGGAACAACGGCGTCTCGATATTCCAGCATGAAGATCCGGCGAAGATAGATGACGCCCGTGATGCATACTTACGGATTGCCGAGCAGTTGGCTGCTGAAATGGAGGTGACGGCTTGA
- a CDS encoding winged helix-turn-helix domain-containing protein, whose product MSEADRHRADEVRQPEPPLPEESGLTLEEYLAMQQAIGHPTRFRILRTLVANDELSASDLKTAVDVEPHNFHYHLDELVDVGLIDKRQRRTADSQGFYTYYRPTAMGRGILEYGVEELMRREREFNDAYS is encoded by the coding sequence ATGTCCGAAGCCGATCGCCACCGCGCAGACGAGGTTCGCCAGCCGGAGCCACCGCTCCCCGAAGAGAGCGGACTAACACTCGAAGAGTACCTCGCGATGCAGCAGGCGATCGGTCATCCGACGCGGTTTCGTATCCTGCGAACGCTTGTCGCCAACGACGAGCTAAGCGCTTCCGATCTAAAAACCGCAGTTGATGTTGAGCCCCACAACTTCCACTACCACTTGGATGAACTGGTTGATGTTGGGCTGATCGATAAGCGTCAGCGACGGACTGCTGACAGTCAGGGTTTCTACACGTACTACCGACCGACAGCGATGGGACGAGGTATCCTTGAATACGGCGTTGAGGAGCTGATGCGCCGTGAGCGCGAATTCAACGATGCCTATTCGTGA
- a CDS encoding IS4 family transposase, with the protein MFNTLSPNLIRRRLTSLFPAELIEDIARERDVVQRNRKIDITTLVWTLILGFAVDGEARTIAGFQRAYSAATNQTLSRSSFYDRFTPALAALLSDLLEHTLEEVAVPHTIAPRFELFREVLIADATVFRLHRLLSEFPATHSDQSGAKLHLVHNTTTQTIEQFQLTDECTHESSQLRTGSWLRGRLLLFDLGFYSFRRFALIEENSGFFVTRLKSNANPLIVGKRRKWRGRAISLPGRRLQEVLGDLTREIIDVTVEISFKRRAYAGKQSTDTMEFRVVGVRNEDTDDYHLYVTNLPDEFTPSQVAALYGLRWEVELLFRELKSLYGLEKFQTSDPAIVHLLVVADLLTLTVSRALLGVFQELFPETVFPRERWAKTFRSLAQLILEDLAQSFGHPPPNLSELMFHGARQPEKSRLLLSERVAEAFMRRSSA; encoded by the coding sequence GTGTTCAATACGCTCTCCCCGAATCTCATACGACGCCGACTCACTTCCCTGTTTCCAGCCGAGCTTATCGAAGACATCGCGCGCGAGCGCGATGTCGTCCAACGCAACCGGAAGATCGACATCACGACGCTCGTCTGGACGCTCATCTTGGGCTTCGCCGTCGACGGCGAAGCCCGCACTATCGCCGGATTTCAACGTGCGTACTCCGCAGCGACCAACCAGACGCTCTCCCGATCCAGCTTCTACGATCGGTTCACGCCAGCACTTGCTGCGTTGCTGAGCGACCTCCTCGAGCACACTCTCGAGGAGGTCGCGGTTCCCCACACCATCGCTCCACGGTTCGAGCTGTTCCGTGAGGTGCTGATCGCCGATGCAACCGTGTTCAGGTTGCATCGGCTCCTCAGCGAATTTCCAGCGACTCACTCGGATCAATCCGGTGCGAAGCTTCATCTCGTGCATAACACGACGACGCAGACGATCGAGCAGTTCCAGCTCACCGACGAATGCACCCACGAGAGCAGCCAGCTCCGCACGGGGAGCTGGCTGCGAGGCCGGTTGTTGCTGTTCGATCTCGGATTCTACAGTTTCCGTCGCTTTGCGTTGATCGAAGAGAACAGCGGCTTCTTCGTGACACGGCTGAAGTCGAACGCGAATCCACTAATCGTGGGCAAGCGACGGAAATGGCGCGGGCGCGCCATTTCCTTACCAGGGCGTCGCCTCCAAGAGGTTCTGGGCGATCTCACACGGGAGATAATCGATGTGACCGTGGAGATCTCGTTCAAACGGCGAGCGTACGCTGGGAAGCAGTCAACCGATACGATGGAGTTTCGCGTCGTCGGTGTCCGCAACGAGGACACCGACGACTACCATCTGTACGTGACGAACCTCCCCGATGAGTTCACCCCGAGCCAAGTTGCGGCTCTGTACGGGTTGCGGTGGGAGGTAGAGCTGCTGTTCCGGGAACTGAAATCGCTGTATGGGTTGGAGAAGTTCCAGACGAGTGATCCAGCGATCGTCCACCTGTTAGTGGTGGCGGATCTGCTGACGCTGACAGTCAGCAGAGCCTTACTCGGCGTGTTTCAAGAGTTGTTCCCAGAGACCGTGTTCCCCCGTGAACGCTGGGCGAAGACCTTCCGGTCTCTCGCCCAGCTCATCCTCGAAGACCTCGCCCAGTCGTTTGGCCACCCACCGCCGAATCTGTCGGAGTTGATGTTTCATGGTGCTCGGCAGCCAGAGAAGTCACGCCTCTTACTCAGCGAACGAGTGGCTGAAGCCTTCATGAGGCGATCCAGTGCTTAA
- a CDS encoding DUF7509 family protein codes for MVMGPYRTFDVDALLPTDADVETDAPSFATWDETSGEYAEDEVLRLLQETRDCLRDRGFNAFLAIDVGIDLDEIDAATQSIAFAKASNATIFIAPQVGDNLGVGIEIGSVLEELLSTDGMHGPAADATPPERTRRVMVATEPSVRSAMLGAVNARWDASVRTFTDATDCCRLCAQFCTHIQNEELYGSLDRLD; via the coding sequence ATGGTGATGGGACCCTACCGAACGTTCGACGTCGACGCACTACTGCCGACGGATGCCGATGTCGAGACCGACGCTCCTTCGTTTGCAACGTGGGACGAGACCAGCGGTGAGTACGCTGAAGACGAGGTATTGCGCCTTCTCCAAGAGACACGTGACTGTCTCCGCGACCGTGGTTTCAACGCCTTCCTCGCAATCGACGTCGGAATTGACCTCGACGAAATCGACGCTGCGACCCAGAGCATCGCCTTCGCGAAGGCGAGTAATGCGACGATCTTCATCGCTCCCCAAGTCGGGGATAATCTCGGCGTCGGGATTGAGATCGGGAGCGTCCTCGAAGAGCTGCTATCGACCGACGGGATGCACGGGCCGGCGGCCGATGCGACGCCCCCGGAACGCACGCGCCGAGTGATGGTCGCGACCGAACCGTCAGTGCGGAGCGCGATGCTCGGGGCAGTCAACGCACGCTGGGACGCCAGCGTCCGAACGTTCACCGACGCAACGGACTGCTGTCGGCTGTGTGCGCAGTTCTGCACCCACATTCAGAACGAGGAACTCTATGGCTCGCTGGATCGACTCGATTGA
- a CDS encoding Cdc6/Cdc18 family protein, which yields MTQFSNTSPIFQREEVLREEHHPDDLPERTDEMEDLHMSLAPAARGVGANNVFLHGKAGQGKTAAAKAKLSELQEHAEHESDHLDLTTAYVSCESHDLSTSYKAASRIYQELTGNSRPTGYATDVVMDMMFEAMNDIGGTIIIVLDEIDTLGDDDRILYSLPRARAQDYVEDHVFPSIIGISNDLQWRDNLSPKVKSSLYDDSVLFSPYNATQLQQILRRRAAKAFRDTELIPVEELDTDAKQRGSIVEIDQSGQEYLFRSDVLTDDVIPLIAALSAQDTGDARQAIKYLRKAGELADKHGDDVVSADHAREAQALVEREAVVEAMREMTTQAHLALAALTALELSGDAPVRAKPIYGVYKSIASKIDADKLGQRRFKDHLRELDMQGIADGEKVTAGSIGGPAWEYQLQVDTEIAVEVLKDTARFADIDFQRISSDRPNP from the coding sequence ATGACCCAATTCTCGAACACCTCGCCTATTTTCCAACGAGAGGAAGTTCTCCGCGAAGAACACCATCCCGACGACCTTCCAGAACGGACGGATGAGATGGAGGATCTCCACATGTCGCTCGCCCCTGCTGCACGGGGGGTTGGTGCCAACAACGTGTTCCTTCACGGAAAGGCCGGCCAGGGAAAAACTGCTGCTGCGAAAGCAAAACTCTCCGAACTTCAGGAGCACGCCGAACACGAATCCGATCACCTTGACCTCACGACCGCGTATGTCTCCTGTGAATCCCACGATCTTTCTACGTCCTACAAAGCCGCGTCCCGTATCTATCAAGAACTCACCGGCAATAGCCGGCCGACAGGGTATGCAACTGATGTTGTGATGGACATGATGTTCGAGGCGATGAATGATATCGGTGGCACGATTATTATCGTCCTCGACGAAATCGACACACTCGGCGATGACGACCGGATTCTCTATAGTCTCCCTCGAGCCCGAGCCCAAGACTACGTTGAAGACCACGTTTTTCCCAGTATAATCGGAATCAGTAACGACCTCCAGTGGCGGGATAATCTCAGTCCGAAGGTCAAGAGTTCACTCTACGATGATTCTGTCCTCTTTTCGCCGTATAATGCGACGCAGCTCCAGCAAATTCTGCGCCGGCGCGCAGCTAAGGCCTTCCGCGATACGGAACTCATCCCCGTCGAAGAGCTTGACACCGACGCGAAGCAGAGAGGGAGTATCGTGGAGATCGACCAATCCGGACAGGAGTATCTGTTTCGGAGTGATGTTCTGACCGATGACGTAATCCCGCTTATTGCTGCACTTTCGGCACAAGATACAGGGGACGCTCGTCAGGCGATCAAATATCTTCGGAAGGCCGGTGAATTGGCCGATAAACATGGTGATGACGTGGTGAGCGCAGATCATGCTCGTGAAGCTCAGGCGCTCGTAGAACGCGAAGCCGTTGTTGAAGCCATGCGTGAGATGACGACACAGGCTCACCTCGCCCTCGCAGCCCTCACAGCACTTGAACTCTCCGGCGATGCTCCCGTCCGGGCTAAGCCGATCTACGGTGTGTACAAGAGCATTGCCTCGAAAATCGATGCCGACAAACTCGGCCAACGTCGGTTCAAAGATCACCTCCGCGAACTCGATATGCAGGGTATCGCAGATGGCGAAAAAGTGACTGCGGGTTCGATAGGCGGTCCGGCGTGGGAGTACCAGTTACAAGTTGATACTGAGATTGCCGTCGAGGTTCTCAAAGATACAGCCCGATTCGCCGATATCGATTTCCAGCGAATTAGTTCCGACCGACCGAATCCATAG
- a CDS encoding IS1595 family transposase — protein MPQTQPAFGGMLRQLVDLGLFELDTEPLDALIERRLKEFWEYTTCPRCGHPSIHTWGSSDRVICRDCDFKPVYTYGTPFHEKHLTTGEVLLAYLLYADTLLSISQIAVVLDRAYKTVYYAIREVEAAVTRGFPLVWEQFQHSISGPTQIDESSTVCSGYKGQDPPRNSRYRGGSSRSGRSRWKGRHGDQITLVAACRDVLRVIRGHLGISYQGDLEPVLQEAEDLSQPLGEVWTDGLQAYREMEYDHRTVIHDERYVSADGVHINQVECLFSLVKPWLRKFRGLSKQGLEQAAHTFGIVRSVNLVGASLEIVVDCLATGSLLSST, from the coding sequence ATGCCTCAGACTCAGCCAGCGTTCGGTGGAATGCTTCGCCAGCTCGTTGATCTTGGATTGTTCGAGTTGGACACCGAGCCGCTCGATGCTCTCATCGAGCGGCGACTCAAGGAGTTCTGGGAGTATACCACGTGTCCTCGCTGCGGCCACCCCAGCATTCACACGTGGGGATCGTCCGATCGCGTTATCTGCCGAGATTGCGATTTTAAACCCGTCTACACCTATGGAACGCCTTTCCACGAGAAGCACCTCACCACCGGAGAGGTGCTTCTCGCGTACCTCCTCTATGCAGACACGTTGCTCAGTATCTCGCAAATCGCGGTTGTCCTCGACAGGGCGTACAAGACCGTCTATTACGCGATTCGAGAGGTGGAAGCCGCGGTCACGCGCGGCTTCCCCCTCGTCTGGGAGCAGTTTCAACACTCCATCTCGGGCCCAACGCAAATCGACGAATCGAGCACGGTGTGTTCAGGCTACAAAGGCCAAGACCCGCCGCGGAACAGCCGGTACCGCGGCGGGTCGTCCCGATCGGGGCGCTCACGATGGAAAGGTCGTCACGGCGACCAGATAACGCTCGTCGCGGCGTGCCGCGACGTGCTTCGGGTGATTCGCGGCCATCTTGGAATCAGCTACCAGGGAGACCTCGAACCGGTACTGCAAGAGGCTGAAGACCTCTCCCAGCCGCTGGGAGAGGTCTGGACTGACGGACTCCAAGCGTACCGAGAAATGGAGTACGACCACCGAACCGTTATCCACGACGAACGGTACGTTTCGGCCGACGGCGTTCACATCAACCAAGTTGAGTGCCTCTTCTCGCTAGTCAAACCGTGGCTGCGGAAGTTTCGCGGCCTGTCCAAGCAGGGCTTGGAACAGGCCGCTCACACATTCGGTATCGTTCGGTCAGTGAATCTCGTCGGCGCATCCCTCGAAATCGTCGTCGATTGCCTTGCTACGGGGTCACTCCTGAGTTCTACATAA
- a CDS encoding ArdC-like ssDNA-binding domain-containing protein, protein MATTSNSSVSFDETDTRSDEMNSTIEQWVDDLVAGVDDAQASEEFQEWLDVQSRFHDYSYRNTLLIKRQCPEASRVAGYRTWQEDFDRHVQEGESAIWIWAPIITKQCPECENSPSYHENSDCDYDQTPPEEWSKGLVGFRPAPVFDISQTDGEPLPELDTEATGDADDLVDRLTDAADELGVTVRIVPEAEWAHGEAKGICEQLSLVDLQPRVEVRDRENDADLARTLIHEYAHALLHFDIDDDTERSKREVEAEAVAYVVGRYCGLDTSRSAFYLAAWESDDPEVVRERLGRISRTAAELIDVLEDGA, encoded by the coding sequence ATGGCTACGACCAGTAACTCGTCGGTCTCCTTCGACGAGACCGACACGCGATCCGACGAGATGAACAGCACTATCGAACAGTGGGTCGACGACCTCGTCGCCGGCGTCGACGACGCGCAGGCCAGCGAGGAGTTCCAGGAGTGGCTCGATGTCCAGAGTCGTTTCCACGATTATTCCTACCGAAATACTCTCCTGATCAAGCGCCAGTGTCCCGAGGCGTCCCGCGTGGCAGGTTATCGGACATGGCAAGAAGACTTTGACCGGCACGTCCAGGAGGGAGAAAGCGCGATCTGGATCTGGGCACCGATCATCACGAAACAGTGCCCGGAGTGCGAGAACTCACCGAGCTACCACGAGAACAGTGACTGTGACTACGACCAGACACCACCCGAGGAGTGGTCGAAGGGGCTCGTTGGGTTCAGACCCGCACCGGTGTTCGACATCTCCCAGACCGACGGAGAGCCGCTTCCGGAACTCGATACGGAAGCGACCGGCGACGCCGACGACCTCGTCGATCGGTTGACCGATGCCGCGGATGAGCTTGGTGTGACGGTTCGGATCGTTCCGGAAGCGGAGTGGGCGCACGGTGAGGCAAAAGGTATCTGCGAGCAGCTCAGTCTCGTCGATTTGCAGCCACGCGTCGAGGTCCGCGACCGAGAGAACGACGCCGACCTTGCGCGGACGCTGATCCACGAGTACGCCCACGCCCTGCTCCACTTCGACATCGACGACGACACCGAGCGGTCGAAACGCGAAGTCGAGGCCGAAGCCGTCGCGTACGTCGTCGGGCGGTACTGTGGGTTAGATACCAGCAGGTCGGCGTTCTACCTCGCTGCCTGGGAGTCGGATGATCCCGAAGTCGTTCGAGAACGTCTCGGGCGAATCAGCCGAACGGCAGCGGAACTCATCGACGTTCTCGAAGACGGCGCCTGA